A single region of the Streptomyces sp. NBC_00236 genome encodes:
- a CDS encoding serine hydrolase domain-containing protein: MQSLAMIENWPVPTAAAAVVRADGTVAGTHGPTAHRFPLASVTKPLAAYAALVAYEEGAVELDEPAGPDGSTVRHLLAHTSGLAFDEHRVTAPPGTRRLYSNAGFEVLGDHIAKATDIPFPEYLRQAVLEPLGMTATTLDGSPARDGVSTVEDLTRFAAEVQAPRLLDPRTVLEAQSVVHPGLKGVLPGYGHQNPNDWGLGFEIRDHKSPHWTGTSSSPATFGHFGQSGTFLWIDPAAGAACVALTDRAFGPWAAEVWPPFTDSVLAELRA, translated from the coding sequence ATGCAAAGCCTGGCGATGATCGAGAACTGGCCCGTCCCCACCGCGGCAGCGGCCGTCGTACGAGCAGACGGGACGGTCGCCGGTACGCACGGGCCCACCGCGCACCGCTTCCCGCTCGCCTCCGTCACCAAGCCGCTCGCGGCCTACGCGGCGCTGGTGGCGTACGAGGAGGGCGCGGTCGAACTCGACGAACCGGCGGGCCCCGACGGATCCACGGTCCGGCATCTGCTCGCCCACACCAGCGGTCTCGCGTTCGACGAGCACCGGGTGACGGCCCCGCCCGGCACCCGGCGGCTCTACTCGAACGCCGGCTTCGAGGTGCTCGGCGATCACATCGCGAAGGCCACCGACATCCCGTTCCCCGAGTACCTGCGCCAGGCGGTGCTGGAGCCTCTGGGCATGACGGCGACCACGCTGGACGGCTCCCCCGCGCGCGACGGCGTCTCGACGGTCGAGGACCTCACCCGGTTCGCCGCCGAGGTCCAGGCCCCGCGCCTGCTCGACCCGCGCACGGTGCTGGAGGCGCAGAGCGTCGTCCACCCCGGCCTGAAGGGCGTCCTGCCCGGCTACGGCCACCAGAACCCCAACGACTGGGGCCTCGGCTTCGAGATCCGGGACCACAAGTCGCCGCACTGGACCGGCACCTCCTCCTCCCCCGCGACCTTCGGTCACTTCGGGCAGTCCGGCACGTTCCTGTGGATCGACCCGGCGGCGGGCGCGGCGTGCGTGGCGCTGACCGACCGGGCTTTCGGCCCGTGGGCGGCCGAGGTGTGGCCGCCGTTCACGGACTCGGTGCTGGCGGAACTGCGGGCGTAA
- a CDS encoding ATP-binding protein codes for MNHVIAHRTESEEPVYRADFAMGEHSARHLRRILRLYLTGWGMADLADAAELALTELIANVVRHVPGRRCQTFVFRLPDGEGVRVEVADDCPQIPVVVEGDVLDEGGRGLHLVGAVADKWGVEARRDGGGKAVWFECLTAAGPPVTPAVPPAPSP; via the coding sequence ATGAATCACGTAATTGCTCACCGGACCGAGTCCGAAGAGCCCGTCTACCGGGCCGACTTCGCCATGGGCGAGCACTCCGCCCGGCACCTGCGGCGCATCCTGCGGCTCTACCTCACCGGATGGGGCATGGCGGACCTCGCCGACGCTGCCGAGCTCGCGCTCACCGAGCTGATCGCCAATGTGGTCCGGCACGTGCCCGGCCGCCGCTGCCAGACCTTCGTCTTCCGGCTCCCGGACGGCGAGGGCGTGCGTGTCGAAGTGGCGGACGACTGCCCGCAGATCCCTGTCGTGGTCGAGGGCGATGTGCTCGACGAGGGCGGAAGGGGGCTGCACCTCGTCGGCGCCGTCGCCGACAAGTGGGGCGTCGAGGCGCGTCGCGACGGCGGCGGCAAGGCGGTGTGGTTCGAGTGCCTGACCGCCGCCGGGCCGCCGGTTACGCCCGCAGTTCCGCCAGCACCGAGTCCGTGA
- a CDS encoding helix-turn-helix domain-containing protein has product MANVQSLDPSASPLDYYGWELRRLREAAGLNQGQLGEIIFCTGSLIGQIETTRKLPTRDFSERVDAALGTDGTFSRLMGLVLRSQLPTWFQPYAEMEAKAAYISTYQAQLVYGLLQTEGYARALLGVDYPDRIDEMAAARLDRQRILGRENPPALWIVMSEAALLQEVGGRDVMREQLGRLLGLRNDPWVQVQVLPFDVGQHTGMMGSFTLLRFEDDPDLFYVESYDQGHMTANPSVIKERSVGYARLQATALSPEDSALLIARVMEERYGNQS; this is encoded by the coding sequence GTGGCCAACGTCCAGTCGCTCGATCCCAGCGCCTCTCCACTGGACTACTACGGCTGGGAGTTGCGCCGCCTGCGCGAGGCCGCCGGCCTGAACCAGGGCCAGTTGGGCGAGATCATCTTCTGTACGGGCTCACTGATCGGCCAGATCGAGACCACGAGGAAGCTACCCACCCGCGACTTCTCCGAACGCGTCGACGCCGCGCTGGGTACGGACGGGACGTTCTCCCGGCTGATGGGCCTGGTCCTGCGGAGCCAGCTGCCAACGTGGTTCCAGCCGTACGCGGAGATGGAGGCGAAGGCCGCCTACATCTCGACGTACCAGGCGCAGTTGGTCTACGGGCTGTTGCAGACGGAGGGGTATGCGCGGGCCCTCCTCGGGGTCGACTACCCGGACAGAATCGACGAAATGGCGGCCGCGCGGCTGGACCGGCAGCGGATTCTAGGGCGCGAGAATCCCCCCGCGCTGTGGATCGTCATGAGCGAGGCCGCACTGCTCCAGGAGGTCGGCGGGCGTGACGTCATGCGAGAGCAACTTGGGCGGCTGTTGGGTCTCCGGAACGACCCCTGGGTACAGGTTCAGGTGCTGCCATTCGACGTCGGGCAACACACGGGAATGATGGGGTCGTTCACCTTGCTGCGTTTCGAGGACGACCCTGACCTCTTCTACGTGGAGAGCTACGATCAAGGCCATATGACCGCCAACCCATCAGTAATCAAGGAGCGTTCGGTCGGCTACGCTCGGCTGCAAGCTACAGCCCTCTCCCCCGAGGACTCGGCATTGCTGATCGCTCGCGTGATGGAGGAACGCTATGGAAACCAGTCATGA
- a CDS encoding DUF397 domain-containing protein: METSHELAGARWRKSSYSGTNGGECVECTVTGGAAWRKSSYSGTNGGDCVEVAAGTCGSVPVRDSKVHDGPVIVVGAGAWRGFVEGLRGE; this comes from the coding sequence ATGGAAACCAGTCATGAGTTGGCAGGAGCGCGCTGGCGCAAGTCGTCGTACAGCGGAACCAACGGCGGCGAGTGCGTCGAGTGCACCGTGACCGGCGGCGCGGCCTGGCGTAAGTCGTCGTACAGCGGAACCAACGGCGGCGACTGCGTCGAGGTCGCTGCCGGCACCTGCGGCTCCGTCCCCGTCCGCGACAGCAAGGTCCACGACGGCCCCGTCATCGTGGTCGGAGCCGGCGCATGGCGCGGCTTCGTGGAAGGGCTTCGCGGGGAGTGA
- a CDS encoding HAD-IA family hydrolase produces the protein MTPLLPYDAVLCDIDGVIRHWPAADELEREHGLPIGALAAAAFAPVRLHPAITGQITDEQWRSAVAVELAARHGSKERADAAVGAWSALLPAVDQEVVALLKEVRAVASVALVSNATTRLERDLERQGLADLAHAVVNTARIGVAKPDLRVYGTAAERLEAAVDRCLFIDDTEANVAAAREAGMTAVHYRRFADLHEALSPLRRVA, from the coding sequence GTGACGCCCCTTCTGCCCTACGACGCCGTGCTCTGCGACATCGACGGCGTGATCCGCCACTGGCCGGCTGCGGACGAGTTGGAGCGAGAGCACGGGCTTCCCATCGGCGCGCTCGCAGCCGCGGCATTCGCCCCCGTACGCCTGCACCCGGCCATCACCGGGCAGATCACCGACGAGCAGTGGCGATCTGCGGTCGCCGTCGAACTCGCGGCCCGCCACGGATCAAAGGAGCGAGCGGACGCTGCGGTGGGGGCCTGGTCCGCCCTCCTGCCCGCCGTCGATCAAGAAGTCGTCGCGCTGCTCAAGGAGGTACGCGCGGTCGCGTCCGTAGCCCTGGTCTCCAACGCAACCACACGGCTGGAGCGGGACCTGGAACGCCAAGGACTCGCCGACCTCGCCCATGCCGTCGTGAACACCGCGCGCATCGGCGTCGCGAAACCGGATCTTCGTGTCTACGGCACCGCTGCCGAGCGCCTGGAGGCGGCGGTCGACCGCTGCCTGTTCATCGACGACACCGAGGCCAATGTCGCAGCGGCCCGCGAAGCCGGGATGACCGCCGTCCACTACCGCCGGTTCGCAGATCTGCACGAGGCGTTGTCGCCGCTTCGGCGCGTGGCCTGA